From the genome of Streptomyces sp. NBC_01116, one region includes:
- a CDS encoding putative bifunctional diguanylate cyclase/phosphodiesterase — protein sequence MTIPAQASGEPDAEPDGPEGRLRRFARIWSRAIFPLTATSLTRPEFEQHLLPLARELNGILHAHPFDASPAQRIGEALIDAHCTDPDALSSTLGVVDSYLVLYCGGNGPGVLSTEDGRARCARIQHTLAAGFTGALRERTLAEQEAIARSALTARSDAEQALHATEARFRAVFKDAAIGIGVADLDGNILEINDTLTKMFGGLEHHVRSHKVNEWVHPEDSPQVWKFYDELVRGERDHYRVEKAYYRNDGTVLWTNLTVSLLRDSEGRPEYQLALMEDTTERRLLNLRLRYEATHDALTGLPNRTLFFERLEKALAAQEGIRFGLCYLDLDGFKAINDSLGHAAGDRLLVEVADRLQSCATAPGEMVARLGGDEFVALTTGPDTADEVDELAGRILNALASPIRLDGRELTVRGSIGVVEGPSGERSAAEVLRSADITMYRAKAAGGNRYQLADAEADARAITRHGLTTALPAALDRGEFFIEYQPLVHLDDGTVHGAEALVRWCHPQHGVLGPDRFIPLAEHTGLIVPLGRWVLEESVRQANFWQERHSDGGPLRINVNLSPTQLHHPRLVAETVDVLERSGLEPGALCLEVTESALIGADDDLLKPLRQLAEMGVDIALDDFGTGYSNLANLRRLPVSVLKLDRSFTRGMQQHPADPVDLKIVEGIVSLAHSLELAVTVEGVETGAQAEQLRLLGCDTAQGWYYARPGAPDRIHSLLLADAV from the coding sequence GTGACCATTCCCGCCCAGGCGTCCGGGGAACCGGACGCGGAACCCGACGGTCCGGAAGGCCGTCTCCGGAGATTCGCGAGAATCTGGAGCCGGGCCATCTTCCCCCTGACGGCCACCTCACTCACCCGGCCGGAGTTCGAACAGCATCTGCTGCCCCTGGCACGCGAGCTGAACGGCATCCTGCACGCGCATCCCTTCGACGCCTCGCCCGCCCAGCGGATCGGCGAGGCGCTGATCGACGCGCACTGCACCGACCCGGACGCCCTCAGCTCCACGCTCGGCGTCGTCGACTCCTACCTCGTCCTGTACTGCGGCGGCAACGGGCCCGGCGTGCTGTCCACCGAGGACGGCAGGGCCCGCTGCGCCCGCATCCAGCACACCCTCGCCGCCGGCTTCACCGGGGCCCTGCGCGAGCGCACGCTCGCCGAGCAGGAGGCCATCGCCCGCTCGGCGCTGACCGCCCGCTCGGACGCCGAACAGGCCCTGCACGCGACGGAGGCCCGGTTCCGCGCGGTCTTCAAGGACGCCGCCATCGGCATCGGCGTCGCCGACCTGGACGGCAACATCCTGGAGATCAACGACACCCTCACCAAGATGTTCGGCGGGCTGGAGCACCACGTCCGCAGCCACAAGGTGAACGAGTGGGTCCACCCCGAGGACTCGCCGCAGGTGTGGAAGTTCTACGACGAGCTGGTACGCGGCGAACGCGACCACTACCGGGTCGAGAAGGCGTACTACCGCAACGACGGCACCGTCCTGTGGACCAACCTCACCGTCTCGCTGCTGCGGGACTCCGAGGGCCGTCCCGAGTACCAGCTCGCGCTGATGGAGGACACCACCGAGCGGCGGCTGCTCAATCTGCGCCTGCGCTACGAGGCCACCCACGACGCGCTCACCGGGCTGCCCAACCGGACCCTGTTCTTCGAGCGCCTGGAGAAGGCGCTCGCCGCCCAGGAGGGGATCCGCTTCGGGCTCTGCTATCTGGACCTCGACGGCTTCAAGGCCATCAACGACAGCCTCGGCCACGCCGCCGGAGACCGCCTCCTGGTCGAGGTCGCCGACCGGCTCCAGAGCTGCGCCACCGCGCCCGGCGAGATGGTCGCCCGGCTCGGCGGCGACGAGTTCGTGGCGCTGACCACGGGACCGGACACCGCCGACGAGGTGGACGAGCTGGCCGGCCGCATCCTGAACGCGCTCGCCTCCCCCATCCGCCTCGATGGCCGCGAGCTGACCGTCCGCGGCTCGATCGGCGTCGTCGAGGGGCCCTCCGGGGAGCGCAGCGCCGCCGAGGTGCTGCGCAGCGCCGACATCACGATGTACCGGGCCAAGGCGGCGGGCGGCAACCGCTACCAGCTCGCCGACGCCGAGGCCGACGCGCGTGCCATCACCCGGCACGGGCTGACCACCGCGCTCCCGGCCGCCCTGGACCGGGGCGAGTTCTTCATCGAGTACCAGCCGCTCGTGCACCTGGACGACGGCACGGTGCACGGCGCCGAGGCGCTCGTACGGTGGTGCCATCCGCAGCACGGGGTGCTCGGCCCCGACCGGTTCATCCCGCTCGCCGAGCACACCGGGCTCATCGTGCCGCTCGGGCGCTGGGTGCTGGAGGAGTCCGTACGGCAGGCGAACTTCTGGCAGGAGCGGCACAGCGACGGAGGACCGCTGCGGATCAACGTCAACCTCTCGCCGACCCAGCTGCACCACCCCCGTCTCGTCGCCGAGACGGTCGACGTGCTGGAACGGTCCGGTCTCGAACCGGGAGCGCTCTGCCTGGAGGTGACCGAGTCCGCCCTGATCGGCGCCGACGACGATCTCCTCAAGCCGCTGCGGCAGCTCGCGGAGATGGGCGTCGACATCGCGCTCGACGACTTCGGCACGGGCTACTCGAACCTGGCGAACCTGCGCAGGCTGCCGGTGAGCGTGCTCAAGCTGGATCGTTCCTTCACCCGGGGCATGCAGCAGCACCCGGCGGACCCGGTCGATCTGAAGATCGTCGAGGGCATCGTGTCGCTGGCCCACAGCCTGGAGCTGGCCGTCACGGTGGAGGGCGTGGAGACGGGCGCGCAGGCCGAGCAGCTGCGGCTGCTGGGCTGCGACACCGCCCAGGGCTGGTACTACGCCCGCCCAGGGGCCCCGGACCGCATCCACTCCCTGCTGCTGGCGGACGCGGTCTGA